One genomic segment of Pseudonocardia sp. T1-2H includes these proteins:
- a CDS encoding peptidyl-prolyl cis-trans isomerase: protein MRGTKVFRSAAGETTRWLRQRPLLVPRPGKTWYLSAVALAVLATGAGTQIAVAQITALPADAAFRIHDTMLTEQQLTDRVRALEALYGVRRPDDPAAVDRFNRDSAKAVAVSEILDSAAEEEGVVIPEKAAQDELEKLLTQTYPAGRGDFIARLGQVGLSEPEVLAEIRRQLTNATLFDQVTRDIPPVTDADVQQAYDTRRDEMAEPEKRHVRNIVVASEVEARNAVDRLKAGEDFGAVARSVSLDGSTKDKGGDLGTAVRQQLDPGYGDEAFRAAANSVFGPVETQHGWNVGQILEVTPAVPLSLEQVRDPLRQKLEGERRLGRWNGWLGEKIRAAEVEYAPRYRPADPDAPPGDVPR, encoded by the coding sequence GTGAGGGGAACGAAGGTGTTCCGCAGCGCCGCGGGCGAGACGACGAGGTGGCTGCGTCAGCGGCCGCTGCTGGTGCCCCGACCGGGGAAGACCTGGTACCTCAGCGCCGTAGCGCTCGCGGTGCTTGCTACCGGGGCCGGCACTCAGATCGCGGTCGCCCAGATCACGGCCCTGCCTGCCGACGCGGCCTTCCGGATTCACGACACCATGCTCACCGAGCAGCAGCTGACGGACCGGGTCCGGGCCCTCGAGGCGCTCTATGGGGTGCGACGCCCCGATGATCCGGCGGCTGTGGACCGGTTCAACCGAGATTCGGCGAAGGCCGTAGCCGTGAGCGAGATACTGGATTCGGCGGCCGAGGAAGAGGGCGTCGTCATCCCGGAGAAGGCGGCTCAGGATGAGCTGGAGAAGCTGCTCACCCAGACCTACCCGGCTGGGCGCGGCGACTTCATCGCCCGGTTGGGTCAGGTCGGGCTGTCCGAGCCCGAGGTGCTTGCCGAGATCCGGCGGCAACTGACGAACGCGACGCTCTTCGACCAGGTCACCCGTGACATTCCTCCGGTGACCGACGCTGATGTCCAGCAGGCCTACGACACCCGTCGCGATGAGATGGCCGAGCCGGAGAAGCGCCACGTACGCAACATCGTGGTCGCTTCCGAGGTCGAAGCCCGGAACGCGGTCGATCGGCTGAAGGCAGGCGAGGACTTCGGTGCAGTCGCTCGCAGCGTCTCGCTGGACGGAAGCACCAAGGACAAGGGCGGCGATCTCGGAACGGCGGTGCGCCAGCAGCTGGATCCCGGCTACGGCGACGAGGCCTTTCGCGCGGCTGCCAACTCCGTGTTCGGTCCGGTAGAGACCCAGCACGGGTGGAATGTCGGTCAGATTCTCGAGGTCACGCCTGCGGTCCCGCTGTCGCTGGAGCAGGTCCGAGATCCACTACGGCAGAAGCTGGAGGGGGAACGCAGGCTCGGGCGGTGGAACGGCTGGCTCGGCGAGAAGATCCGAGCGGCCGAGGTCGAGTACGCGCCGCGGTACCGGCCCGCCGATCCTGACGCACCGCCCGGCGACGTGCCGCGATGA
- a CDS encoding aromatic ring-hydroxylating oxygenase subunit alpha, with protein MTIGYSGAEKIDDLLDPAQGLVSRHVFSDPAIYEMELQRIFARCWQFLGHESQVPRPGDFVSAYLGEDPVMLVRQDDGSLAAFLNVCRHRGMRICKLDAGNAAGFSCSYHGWAYDRRGKIVDVPFGEMYENAPLDDSWAAVPVAQVASYKGLIFGTFDPDAPSLVEYLGDMAYYLDVLVDRREGGTELVGGANKWIIDSNWKYGAENFVQDGHHAFASHISALMAVQPDEAEVTDFPGGCTVSPGSGHGGGWFEGPTLEMVVRDPVLLRYHQDVVRPESIRRLGADRDPVHNVAAFTVFPNFSFLTGVQTIRVWVPRGPNHMEVRSWTIVDKAAPQEVKDAQLRLVRTTFSPSGILEQDDGENWSMCQDTMRGHVSRQLNSNMRMGMGKRVDADIAVPGRVMHGWNEEPGRGFFERYRHLMSEPTSRAWLER; from the coding sequence ATGACGATCGGTTACAGCGGTGCCGAGAAGATCGATGATCTGCTCGATCCGGCGCAGGGTCTGGTCAGCCGGCATGTGTTCTCGGATCCGGCGATCTATGAGATGGAGCTGCAGCGGATCTTCGCGCGGTGTTGGCAGTTCCTCGGGCACGAGTCGCAGGTGCCGCGGCCCGGGGATTTTGTGAGTGCGTATCTGGGTGAAGACCCGGTGATGTTGGTGCGGCAGGACGATGGATCTCTGGCTGCGTTCCTGAATGTGTGTCGGCATCGTGGTATGCGGATCTGCAAGTTGGATGCGGGGAACGCGGCGGGGTTTTCCTGTAGTTATCACGGGTGGGCCTACGACCGGCGTGGGAAGATCGTGGATGTTCCGTTCGGGGAGATGTATGAGAACGCTCCTCTGGACGACAGTTGGGCGGCTGTGCCGGTGGCGCAGGTGGCCAGTTACAAGGGTTTGATTTTCGGGACGTTCGATCCGGATGCGCCGTCGTTGGTGGAGTATCTGGGTGATATGGCGTATTACCTCGATGTGTTGGTGGATCGTCGGGAGGGTGGCACCGAGTTGGTCGGTGGTGCCAACAAGTGGATCATTGACAGCAACTGGAAGTACGGGGCGGAGAACTTCGTCCAGGACGGCCATCACGCCTTCGCCTCGCACATCTCGGCGCTGATGGCGGTGCAGCCCGACGAAGCCGAGGTCACGGACTTCCCTGGCGGGTGCACGGTGTCGCCGGGGAGTGGCCACGGTGGTGGATGGTTCGAAGGACCGACGCTCGAGATGGTCGTTCGCGATCCTGTCCTGCTCCGCTACCACCAGGACGTGGTGCGCCCGGAGTCGATCCGCCGGTTGGGTGCCGACCGCGATCCGGTGCACAACGTCGCTGCCTTTACTGTGTTTCCGAACTTCTCATTCCTGACCGGCGTCCAAACCATCCGGGTCTGGGTGCCGCGCGGTCCGAACCACATGGAGGTGCGGTCCTGGACGATTGTCGACAAGGCCGCGCCCCAGGAGGTCAAGGACGCGCAACTGCGGCTGGTCCGAACCACGTTCAGCCCCAGCGGAATCCTGGAGCAGGACGACGGCGAGAACTGGTCGATGTGCCAGGACACGATGCGTGGTCACGTTTCGCGGCAGCTGAACTCCAACATGCGAATGGGAATGGGCAAGCGGGTCGACGCCGATATCGCGGTGCCCGGTCGGGTGATGCACGGCTGGAACGAGGAGCCGGGACGCGGGTTCTTCGAGCGCTACCGCCACCTGATGTCCGAACCCACCTCGCGGGCCTGGCTGGAGAGGTAA